A genomic window from Solanum dulcamara chromosome 11, daSolDulc1.2, whole genome shotgun sequence includes:
- the LOC129874693 gene encoding F-box/LRR-repeat protein 4, producing the protein MDSILCDELLQEIFRRLPPPSHAAVSLVCKRWLHLLRSSTISLSICFIEPPFIPLFSSFLSFHPYLSTLSVTIKPTVDSSDQLLDTVASSCPYLRHLRFLNGSVSPVSLFSLSVSCPNLVSLAVTLFRPLSFLWLTPFGCLKELSIYSAGNSGEFDYVDFYGSCELNLESLLLTGIQSGDKGVGFLWRNCKKVRTLKLISCEGVGDQGSFLAFLKCLEGLQELELRTCRTIADGVLLKLSENCAMLNSLLLYDGGSKEGLFHFLSQSKCGNLQNLDLRLPLDLDNNHLTAAAENLGSLRSLRLQSCCLVTGEGLKILGNAMADGLEELALINCDVVERESGLLTTLGQDLKRLRKLDLSFNDMLLDKELISMLVSCNNLNELKVRGCKKLTNLSMVSLAKCCKKLETVDVMYCCGIEAQGVELFVLNSPKLKLLHVEENKVSDVARTWASNKFIEVVA; encoded by the coding sequence ATGGATTCAATTCTCTGTGATGAATTACTTCAAGAAATATTCCGCCGCCTTCCTCCGCCCTCTCACGCCGCTGTTTCTTTAGTCTGTAAGCGGTGGCTTCATCTTCTTCGTTCCTCAACTATTTCTCTTTCTATCTGTTTTATTGAACCCCCTTTTATCcctcttttttcctcttttctcaGTTTTCACCCTTATTTGTCTACTCTTTCTGTTACCATTAAACCCACAGTAGATTCCTCCGATCAATTGCTTGATACCGTTGCTTCTTCTTGCCCTTATCTCCGGCATCTCCGATTCTTGAATGGTTCTGTTTCTCCTGTATCTCTGTTTTCTCTTTCTGTTTCTTGCCCTAATCTTGTTTCTCTTGCTGTTACTCTTTTTAGGCCTCTTTCTTTTCTCTGGCTGACCCCTTTTGGGTGTCTTAAAGAACTCTCAATTTACTCAGCTGGGAATTCAGGGGAATTTGATTATGTTGACTTTTATGGTTCCTGTGAGTTGAATTTGGAGAGTCTTTTGTTGACTGGAATTCAATCAGGGGATAAGGGTGTTGGTTTTTTATGGAGGAATTGCAAAAAGGtgagaactttgaagttgaTAAGCTGTGAAGGGGTTGGTGATCAAGGTTCTTTTTTAGCATTTCTTAAGTGTTTGGAGGGTCTTCAAGAATTGGAATTGAGAACTTGTAGGACAATTGCTGATGGGGTTTTGTTGAAATTGTCTGAGAATTGTGCTATGTTGAATTCTTTGTTGCTCTATGATGGTGGTAGTAAAGAGGGGTTGTTTCATTTCTTGAGCCAAAGCAAATGTGGTAATTTGCAGAATCTTGATTTAAGGTTGCCTCTTGATCTTGACAACAATCATTTGACAGCTGCTGCTGAAAATTTAGGGAGTTTGAGGAGTTTAAGGTTACAAAGTTGCTGTCTTGTTACGGGTGAAGGGTTAAAGATTCTTGGAAATGCTATGGCTGATGGGCTTGAAGAATTGGCTTTGATAAATTGTGATGTAGTGGAAAGAGAATCTGGCTTGTTGACTACATTAGGACAGGATTTGAAAAGATTAAGGAAATTAGACTTGTCTTTTAATGACATGTTGCTTGATAAAGAACTGATATCAATGTTAGTATCCTGCAACAATCTGAATGAATTGAAGGTTAGGGGTTGCAAAAAGTTGACAAATTTATCCATGGTTTCACTGGCTAAGTGTTGCAAGAAATTAGAAACTGTTGATGTAATGTATTGTTGTGGGATTGAGGCACAGGGTGTTGAGTTATTTGTGTTGAATTCACCAAAGTTGAAGCTGTTACATGTTGAGGAAAATAAGGTTTCTGATGTGGCCAGGACATGGGCATCAAATAAATTCATTGAAGTTGTTGCTTGA